The DNA window TTGCCCCCAAATATTGCATGTggcatacttatactaaaaatattatttgtctgAAATTTAAGCCTAATTGGGCATCCCACATTTGCATTCCCTAAATCTAGCAACCCTCTCTTGTTGGACTTGACTACGGGAGCTATGGAGCAGGTGGAGCAGGTGGAGACAATGCCAGAGCCTGGACATCCTCTTGGGAAAAGTCAAGTAGTCTTGGAGGTGAGGGGTTGGAGGATCACAGGGGAAGTAGCCAAGGACTTGGGAGGCTGATGCAGCTGAAGATATCTAGGGAGGCACATAAATTTGTCTGATACAACCTAGGCCTGTGGATCCAAAGGAGGCATTTAGGAAAAATCATACTTAAATGTGAATTAAGCTGAAATGTGAAGGACAAATAAGAACTAGCCTGGAGAATCTGGGGATTAACTCAATCTGAATAAACGCCACACACTGCTCAGCACCTAGACAGAGGACTTCAGGTATGTGTAACTGCCTTTAGCTGTATGTTTGCCTGCATCTCCAAAGGTGATCTTCCGTTTGAGTTTGCCTCTGCAACACCAAATATACattgtcaaaatttttttatatatttacaatccTCATTCTTTTCTGCCCCACCCCCTGGTAAGCACTCTTCTACTCTCTGTCTTTAAGCATTAGCTGCttctaggtacctcatgtaaCTGGAACCATATAATGTTTGTCCATTTGCACCTGTCTTGACAGGTCTCAGAATGCTGGCATAAAATAATTTCTGGTATGTGGATTCTTGTCAGCTCCAAATATAAACTAAATACCCCTCCTTAATGGGATGTCTTGTCCTTTGGCCCCTGTCACCTGGACTTGTAGCTCTCGACTACTGTTTTTGAATCTCATGAATACATGTGTTCTAAGATtgcatttgtccatttattcagttaatcttttcaacaaatatttattggctaCCTGGTGGGTGCCAGATGATCTTCTAGGAAAGGCTGGTGTTCATGGGAATAAGTCGTGGggatattgaaatattttcttcttataaatatatgtgctTCTCCAAGCTCACCAAGTACCCTATCcactccagcctctgccctggaACCCCCTGAAATTCCTCCTGTTCCACCAATGATGAGGCCCAGAAGGAGATCTCTGGGACCCTCGTCCAATAGTTTTATAGATTCTTAGgagtcattaaaaaagataaacagtcACACCCTCCAGGCTAGTGGGCATCTAAGCCAACCACCTTCTCTTGCTTGCATCTGGTGTATAGCCTCACTGTCAAGATGGCCACAGCACGGAAGTATGATCTCAGCCAGTGGAGGGGCATACAGACAATCTGGGCTCAGCAGAAGCAACAGTTTTCTAAGAATCAGAACTGTCCATAGGCAGTAGGTAAGGAGACACCTTGCCCCGGAGACATCTAAGCAGAGGCTGGATGACCATTTGGTAAGACTGCGTTGGATGAGGCTCAAGCATTGGCTGAGAGGAAGTGTCCTTTCCAATGTGGGATTCCATAATGCTATGATTCTAAATTGGATGACAGTAAACTGCAGACCCCAAGCAAAATCCAGCCCCTCCTTGTATTTTGCAAAGATTTATTGGAACCCAGTCATGCCCACGCATCTACATATCATCTCCTTTGTTCTACAATGGCAGATTTAAGTAGACATCACAGAGACCATCTGGTTGCAAAGCCTAAAAAAAATACTAGCTGgtcatttacagaaaaagtttgttaATACCACCCTAAGAGACTCCTGGGATGAATTCTTCAGTAaatcatttctgatttatttgtgTCATTAATCCAGATGATAAGGCTACTAAGTTGTTTTCCTTAAATACATGCATGACTTTGTTcaggatattattttaaaaaatattccaagtcaGTACAACTTCCTGTGCTGTTAAGTGGATGATGGGAAAAAAGTCAAGCTCCTTAGATGCTCTAATATGGCCTTTCTCCAATTCCCCTTCTACAAGGATTGAACTACAGGGTCAGCCTGAAGCCTGCAGCAACAGGTTTAGCAAAGTTGGAAGCTGATGTACATTGTGCTCCTGCTTGGATCATACAGAGCTTTACATGGATGGTTTCTGTCAATCCTCTTAGCAATTTCATCTGCAGCAGAGAGGTGTTTCACAGTTGAGGAGATGGAGGCTTAGGGAGACTCCAGAACTCGCTCGAGGTCATATACGATGCCAGGATGTTACCTATATTTCAACTCTGAAAGCTCTATTTCACATCTATGTACATTGGATCAGTTGTTGAAGTTGTTGCtaaaaaattaatcagtcaatttaagaaagaaatggaaaactctatttgagccaaatttgaggattataacccaggaagagcatcttagaaagctctgagaactgttcacACGTTAGAAGTCAAGGCACAGTTATGTAAGTTTTTGTGACAGAGGGCTGTGCATCAAATGATGTATTGATGGTTCACATAATCCAGATCTGAGCATTATCAGGGTGGATCACGTGACCCCTTACGAGATCAAGAAGGAGAGTTATCTTTTAAGGAGCTGTCTTGTTAATGCTAGGATAATGTTgctctttatggttgagtagGTACACCTGCCAATGGGGGAGTTCTGGTCAATGcataatgcagatacacaatgGGCAGTGAGGGGAGAGAGCAGGTCAAAGACCAGagaagaatttttatgtttacatttttcttgtcttgccataaaatatgaattttacttCACAAGATACTTCGAGTGACTaaacaaagcagaacaaagcCAAGAAACTGAATGGACTCACAAGCCAGCCCATGATCTTATTCTCATATGTAGATCaccaaaaaaagtcacaaaaacaaTAGCATATTTAAAGGAGCTCTCAATTCTGCATCGTTCCCTGACAGAAGAACCACCTCCCATAACTCACTTGTTTTCATGGTTATTTcaggtagaaagaaaaatggtggtGTTTTTTCTTTGCCCCTACTCAAGTCCATCTGAAGATCCTACTATGAAAGAGTGAAAGATTGAATGCTAGATTGGTTTTGTGTTACAAGTATAGAAATATGCTCTCTACCAGCGGTTAACCCAGAGAGATCAGATGCCACCCAGTTACTTATTTTACTCAAATTCTCCTCAAAGGGGAAGTTACACGACAGGAAGGACCCGGGAACTAAGGCAAGAGGacctgaaagaatttccactgtGCTCACAGTTCTATTGAGGGCAAAGCTCTCTGTTTAGTTGTTTTCTGCTGAAGGAGAATTCAAGAGCCACTCTTTATATTAGACTGGCGTCATTAGGAAACCTGAAAGCAGATGCAGAAGGGGAAGTGGTCCTAACGGCTCAATCCAGTGGAGTTTAACTCGGAGagtagaagaaaaggaagcagtgGTCCAAGAGCTCACCCTGCATCAAATAGACTCTTAAAAAAGTATAAAGTTTTGACTTTGGCTACTCCAAAAATGTATACTGACAATGGGTCCCTGACAAAAGATgctcaataagcatttatttaagGGGTGGATGAACTGTGCTGAGAATGATCCTGAGGCAGTCCCagagctcagtggaaaagaatggagtgattgattagtgatgtcttcCATGGCATGGACCAGGGGTGGTACAGCCTAAAAATGACATCTTTGCCGCATCAAGTTCCTTCTTCAGTAGAGTGGAAGTATCACCTTAAATCACAGACTTGCATCCTCTAAACCTAAATATGGAaacagcaaaggggaaaaaaaaaaggagcagaaaggGAAAGTtgatgaggagaaaaagaattagaaaaaaatgtgagggACAAATGCtaatagaggaaagaaatgagatgGCCAAGTCTGCCAACGTCTGGACTGTTTAGTGGGAATATGTAGAATTTCCCATGGGCCATCTGCTGTTACCCGCAAGATGGAAAGGAATCAAGAAGCCACTGTGTTCTGATTTTTGGGATCAGGATACAAAGAGTCCTGATGGGAAGGACAGTTTCTGAAGGGAAGGGGCTGACAAAGCAATTCCAAGAACATCAGGTGAGCAATCAACTCTTTCGAAAAGAAAATCCCATCACGTTGTGACTGATACCTCCTGGATCTTCCAGAATCAAGTTGTTCTAGATTCTTTCAAAGTCATGGGTCTCtcatccattttgggtttatgcAACCCTCAGTTTTTAGACTTCCACTAAACCCAGTTTCCCTGATGTCTACTAAAAATAAGGGAGGGGATAAGCCTAGACAGGGGATAAGCAAACACAGCCCAGCgttcccccaccacccccatttCAGAGTGCAGATGAAATGCAGAAGTAAGGAACTCATGGGCCAGCTCCAAGACCGCAGAGCTGAACCTCAGACATGAATCACGGTTTGGCTCTGCATGAGCTGGTGTCTCAAAGTTGCACGTGCTCAAACTGAGAAAGAAAGCAGGCGTGGGACTTCCCTCTCACATCTTTTTGGAGGAAGTGAAATCACTCTCCTGCCACACAGATGCATAACTTTTGTAGAAAAgttgcttttatcttttaaagaccAAAGTGGAGCTTTTAGATCCAGGCCCTTGAAAGTGGCCATCTGGAGGGTTTATGCGGTTGCTTCTGCAGTTCAGCACAAGAAATAGTGGAAAAAATTACTGGTGAGCAGAGTAGAGCGGGAAAGGAATGGGTGGCGGGCTCTGGTCAAACTTCTATAGGTCGTTTCCTCCTACCTGACCGCTATGAGCAGCAATTCCTGCTGGTGGCATGCAAATTTAATTTGAGCCGAAATTCCCAACATTTGCACTTCCTCTTTTATTGTTTCTCTGTGAACTGAAAAGAGAACTTCCTTGAGCACAGAAAACATAGGCcctggcatatgaaaattccagaaatatttgatttcttttgttttttaaatgtatatttattgcttatttttctgAGTACAAAAATAACAGTTATCTATCCCTGCATTTTAGTAGATTCTCaataaaaaattgtcaaaatgagTAAAAACACGCTCATTACcgaaaacacaacaaacaaagaaaaaaagaaaaaaattaaataattcataaCGCCTACCAACTAGATATAATTGCCATCAATGGGCTGGTCCCCTGATTATGTTTGTACATAGCTGAGGTCATCTTGAATGTATATCACGCTTTTGTCACTTAACATTAAGGCTGAAGAATCTTCTTTGTTATTAAAatcttttgaatatataattaGGATGTCTGCCGAATATTTTGTCTTATGGATGAGATATAATTTCACTCTTGTTGGCTCTTTtagctattttcagttttttgctacgataaaaataaagaggaaaactgTTACCAGCGTCCCCCAAAGACAATGGCCAGGTGTTTAGAGATATAGGAACACTTGAATATAGAATTATCTATATTTACTTTGCTTGCATTCTCATTAAATCAGAATGAGGTCTCATcacaatctattaaaaaaaaaaagcaaaaagtaagaaATTGTCAGTAGGTCTCCGAAACAGTAAGAGTTGTCTGATTCTGATGAACTAGCCCTGAAGTAGTTTGAAGGGAAGTATGTGGATATTTCAACAGACTTTTTGGAAATATGCAAGGTATTCAACTCTAATTTTTCTCATTCTAGGATCATTCTACTGAGCTATAAACTTATAGCTAAATGATTTACAAATTAACCAGGACATACTGCATAGAGACTTGCTTCTCTAGCCAAATATAAAACAGATACTGGTTCATTAATTAATCCCCCTTGAGTGCAAATGAATTCCCCAGAGCATGATAACTGAGGCATGAATAGACCCAGAATATGGTATTTCTGGGTTTTCGGAACACCATCATGGTTTTAtgaataattagtgatgctcTGCCTGTGAAGCTGGGAAACTGGCCTCATTATTTCTGCACACACTTGTCAGCTGCATCAGTGATAATGTGCTATAATACAATTCCTTGAAACCTTTTCAGAATGCATACAGGTTGTCTGTGAATTCAAACGTGATCTTTTCAGGCTCAGCACTCCCTCTGGTTCATGGTATGATTtggggaaccatgagggtgcaatTGAGAGCTTCTGTGAACTCCTATGGATTCCCTGGGTACCACTCAATGTATGAGTTGTCCCAAAGAGTTGACAGAGCCGGGCTTCAGTTAAGCCTGGTTCTCGATCAATGGCCTAGAAACACTGTTCTAAATCGTGCAGTTTCCTACACTGATTTAGCATTAGCACACAAAAGCAAAGTCATGAAATTTTCTTCTCCTAATGATATAACAAATGAGCTGTTGTCTTAGAAAACTTGAGTCATGAAGAGCTACATTCATTTTGATGCACCTATGCTGGTTACACGAACTtaacaatgaaatgaaacaataaaagcaATAGGCACCAACTTATTGCCAACCCCTACACACAGGAAAAGGAAACTGGTATTGAAGTCCCAGGAGAGAGGAGGTAGGGAAAATTTGAAATATCAAGAGAGtgaaccaaaaaaaagcaaaatccaagCTTTCTTTCAAAGCCAGAAATCTCACATGGAGTTAAGAGTAAAGCATGGGGTTGTACTTTTTCTAAGTGTCCACTACTGCTGCAGAGTAGCCAGCTTGGGGCTGAAGGAAGTAGGGAACCTCTGGGAAGTTCAGGATTATGGATATGGGGCTGCATTCGCATATGTAGTAGAATACAATGCTCTTCAACACATCGATGGACCTTCGTATTCCAACTCACTCTCATTTCCCCATTTGCGATTAGACTAGCCTAAAGAGGAACCAGTGGCTTTAGAACTGCTGAACTTTTTGTTTCAGCAACGACTTTCTTTCCAAGCAGTTCAGTCTGCACAGAGCTCGCTGGCTGTTGCTGAGGGCTGACGTGACAGGCTGGGGCTGTCTGAGCCATGAACGGCTTCAGGGGTGCCATCCTTATCTGGGCAGTGGCAGTGTGGGCTAAAACGGACACATCTCTGGGAGAGGCAGCTGAGGCTGGATTTCAAAAATGCAAGAATGCCTTAAAACTACCTGTCCTGGAAGTCCTACCAGGAGGTGGCTGGGATAATCTTCGGAATGTGGACATGGGACGGGTGATGGACCTGACGTACACCCACTGCAAGACCACAGAGGATGGACAGTACATTGTCCCTGACGAGATCTTCACCATTCCCCAGAAACAGAGCAACCTGGAGATGAACTCAAAAATCCTTGAGTCCTGGGTCAATTACCAGAGCACCACCTCTTACTCCATCAACATGgagctctctcttttttccaaaGTCAATGGCAAGTTCTCACCTGAGTTCCAGAGGATAAAGAGCCTCCAGGTGAAGGATCAAGCTGTGACTACCCAGGTTCAGCTAAGAAACCTGGTCTACACGGTCAAAATCAACCCAGATGCAGAACTAAGCTGGGGGTTTAAAAAGGAGCTCATGGACATCTCTGAACGTCTGGAGAACAACCAGACACGGATGGCCACCTACTTGGCGGAACTCCTGGTCCTCAACTATGGTACCCATGTCATCACCAGTGTGGATGCGGGCGCTACTCTCATTCAGGAGGACCACATCAGATCCTCCTTCCTCCAGGACAGCCAGAGCAGCCACAGTGCTGTGACTTCATCTGCTGGAATCACCTTCCTAAACATCGTGAACTTCAAACTTGAGGAGAGCTACATCTCCCAGAATGACTTCACCAAGAACTACCTCTCCAACCGAACCAACTCCAGGGTGCAAAGCATCGGAGGGCTCCCTTTTTACCCAGGCATCACCCTCCAAGCCTGGCAGCAGGGCATCACCAACCACCTGGTGGCCGTGGACCGTGCTGGCCTGCCTCTGCATTTCTTCATCAACCCCGACAGGCTGCCTGACTTGCCAGGGCCCTTGGTGAAAAAGCTGTCAAAGACGGTGGAGACAGCTGTGAGACGCTATTACACCTTCAACACCTACCCTGGCTGCACAGATCTCAACTCGCCTAACTTCAATTTCCAAGCCAACGTGGATGATGGCTCCTGTGAGGGGAAAATGACCAATTTCTCCTTTGGTGGAGTTTATCAGCAATGCACCCAGCTCTCAGGGAATGAGTTTGTCCAACTCTGCCAAAACTTGGAGCAGAAGAATCCACTCACAGGTGATTTCTCCTGCCCTTCTGGCTACTCCCCCATCCGCCTGCTGACCCAGACCCATGAGGAGGGTTACAACCGCCTGGAGTGTTCACAGAAGTGCACTCTCCTCATTTTCTGCAAGACGGTGTGTGAAGATGTGTTCCGGGTGGCCAAGGCTGAGTTTAGGGCTTTTTGGTGTGTGGCCAGTGGCCAAGTGTCAGAAAACTCAGGGCTACTTTTTGGGGGCCTCTTCAGCAGTAAGAGCATCAACCCTTTGACAAACGCACAGTCGTGTCCAGCTGGCTATTTTCCCTTGAGACTTTTTGAGAACCTCAAGATATGTGCCTCGCAGGACTACGAGTTGGGATTCCAGTTTTCAGTCCCTTTTGGCGGGTTCTTTAGCTGTGTGGTCGGGAACCCCCTGGTGGATCCTGCCATATCTGGAGATTTAGGGGCGCCTTCTCTAAAAAAGTGTCCGGGGGGTTTCAGCCAACACCTAGCCCTCATCAGTGATGGGTGCCAAGTATCTTACTGTGTCAAGTCTGGGCTTTTTACAGGAGGGTTTCTACCTCCTGCCAGGCTTCCACCTTACACCCGACCACCCCTCATGAGTCAGGCTGCCACCAACACTGTCATGGTGACAAATACTGAGACTGCCAGCTCCTGGATTAAAGATCCCCAGACGCACCGGTGGAAGCTGGGAGAGCCGCTGGAGCTTCGCAGGGCCATGAAGGTCATCCATGGGGATGGCAGTGCCCTGTCTGGaggagcagcagctggggtcacacTGGGGGTCACCACCGTCCTGGCAGCTGTCATCGCCCTGGCCATCTATGGCACCCGGAAGTACAAGAACAGGGGCTACCAGGCGGTCCAGGATGAGAGGCAGAGTTTGGTTCCAGGTGCTGCAGTGACTGGAGACGCCCTTGACCAAGGGCAGGAGCAGAGTCCAGCCTAGGTCCTCCCTGGAAACAGATGCTCTCATCTCCAGCCAGCCCATCACGTgtgtctttcattttcctttcttcacgTCTGCCTTCCTAAGTGCAACCAATAGCAGGTACAACTTTGTGACTTTCTTAGGTCTCTGGGCTAAGAAATGAACAGAGCTACGTGGACCAGGTTGGAGGAAGGGTTGGATAgtggtggtgatttttttttttcttaagcaaacATCATCCTAGGGCCTAAAGCATGAGGGTGGTGTCTTTTCTCTATGTGCCTCATCAAGTATCTTCACCTGAATGCTTATGTGTATAAAGAAGCAAGGGAGGATGTTAACATTTGAATTCGGAGATGATGCATTTAATCGGAGGTCAGCCATGGACTCCAATTCATGAGCTGTAAGACTTCCTTCCATTAAGGGTTACCCTCCcactattttgtgtttatttaaagcTGTCTGGATTTCATGCTCCTAGAGGCGGACAAAGCCCCCAGATGTCCTGGTTGGCTACTGCTTTTCAGCTCTGCAGGCTCCTG is part of the Sus scrofa isolate TJ Tabasco breed Duroc chromosome 2, Sscrofa11.1, whole genome shotgun sequence genome and encodes:
- the MPEG1 gene encoding macrophage-expressed gene 1 protein precursor (The RefSeq protein has 3 substitutions compared to this genomic sequence), with the translated sequence MNGFRGAILIWAVAVWAKTDTSLGEAAEAGFQKCKNALKLPVLEVLPGGGWDNLRNVDMGRVMDLTYTHCKTTEDGQYIVPDEIFTIPQKQSNLEMNSKILESWVNYQSTTSYSINMELSLFSKVNGKFSPEFQRIKSLQVKDQAVTTQVQLRNLVYTVKINPDAELSWGFKKELMDISERLENNQTRMATYLAELLVLNYGTHVITSVDAGATLIQGDHIRSSFLQDSQSSHSAVTSSAGITFLNIVNFKLEESYISQNDFTKNYLSNRTNSRVQSIGGLPFYPGITLQAWQQGITNHLVAVDRAGLPLHFFINPDRLPDLPGPLVKKLSKTVETAVRRYYTFNTYPGCTDLNSPNFNFQANVDDGSCEGKMTNFSFGGVYQQCTQLSGNEFVQLCQNLEQKNPLTGDFSCPSGYSPIRLLTQTHEEGYNRLECSQKCTLLIFCKTVCEDVFRVAKAEFRAFWCVASGQVSENSGLLFGGLFSSKSINPLTNAQSCPAGYFPLRLFENLKICASQDYELGFQFSVPFGGFFSCVVGNPLVDPAISGDLGAPSLKKCPGGFSQHLALISDGCQVSYCVKSGLFTGGFLPPARLPPYTRPPLMSQAATNTVMVTNTETASSWIKDPQTHRWKLGEPLELRRAMKVIHGDGSALSGGAAAGVTLGVTTVLAAVIALAIYGTPKYKNRGYQAVQDERQSSVPGAAVTGDALDQGQEQSPA